The Mycobacteriales bacterium DNA segment CAGCGACACCGGCGCCCAGCCGGCGTGCATGAGCTTCGCGACGTCAGCGCCGGACAGGTCGGTCGAGAACAGGTGTGTGGGGCGCTGCCGTGACCTCGCCCGCACCGCCGTTCCACGCACGACGTACTCCCACGCGGCGCCGTCGCCGAGGCGTTCGCGGGTCACGGTGATCCCGACGATGCCGTCCGCCTCGAGCGCCTGCGCCTCGAGCAACGCCCGATGCAGCGCGGTCTCGTAACCCTTGTAGAGGGCGTTGACGTACGGCGCGAACCCGCGCCACTGCCCGCTCTGCCCGGAGGTCACGGGGGTGGGCGGGATGCCGAAGCCGCCGTACCTGCTGCCGTAGGTGCTGTAGCCGCCCGCCATGCGGCCGTAGTTCGAGACGAACCCGCAACCGCCCCAGCCCGCCCAGCCGAGCTGGTTGACGATCGAGCCCATGACCTCGCCGACCGGGTCGAGACCGGCACTTTGCAACGCCGCGTCGCCGCGGACGCTGAGCAGCGACGACCGCATGTGGCCGGCGGCCGCGCGGTCGATCCGCGCCTGCGCCGCGGGCGGCAGGCCCGTCCCGTCCCAGTCGGCCACCTGGCGACCGTATCGCTGCCGGCTACCGGCCGATCGCGTCCCAGTCGACCGCGACGAGCTGCGGGTTGCCGGGATTGACCTTGACCGGCAACAGGTTGCCCGGGGTCAGCGAGGTCAGCTTGTCGTTGGGCACCGCGTAGACGTTCTGGACCTGGTACGGCGGCCTGCCGTCGATCAGCACGTTGAACATCAGGCCGACCCCGGTGCGCCCCTCCTTCACCACCGGTGCCGGTGGCGGGAAGGTGCCGAGCAGGGTGGCG contains these protein-coding regions:
- a CDS encoding heavy metal-binding domain-containing protein, translating into MADWDGTGLPPAAQARIDRAAAGHMRSSLLSVRGDAALQSAGLDPVGEVMGSIVNQLGWAGWGGCGFVSNYGRMAGGYSTYGSRYGGFGIPPTPVTSGQSGQWRGFAPYVNALYKGYETALHRALLEAQALEADGIVGITVTRERLGDGAAWEYVVRGTAVRARSRQRPTHLFSTDLSGADVAKLMHAGWAPVSLMWGISVAIRHDDYATRMASRPWTNQNIEVPGYTDLVLHTRADARHQLENKVAKYGADSAIVSGMSLQVWGMECRSGGQHDHVAEAVIVGTGLAKFHAGTQARTDSITVMPLRKPREKQ